The Novosphingobium sp. Gsoil 351 genome contains the following window.
TAGCCCGCATCGACATGGTGTGTCTCACCCGTCACGCCCGCCGCAAGGTCCGACAACAGATAAAGGGCCGCACCTCCGACATCGTCAATCGTCACATTGCGGCGGAGCGGGGAGTTAAATTCGTTCCATTTGAGGATGTAGCGGAAGTCGCCGATCCCTGAGGCCGCCAAGGTCTTGATCGGTCCCGCCGAGATCGCATTAACGCGAATTGCGCGGGGCCCGAAGTCATTGGCGAGGTACTTGACGCTGGTCTCTAGCGCCGCTTTCGCCACGCCCATTACGTTATAATGGGGGATCACCTTCTCCGCACCGTAGTAGCTAAGCGTTAGGAGCGCGCCGCCGCCTTTGCCTGTTTCGGGATCGAACGCCGGCATCATTTCCGCAGCACGCCGCGCCACCGCGGTGAAGCTGTAGACGCTGATGTTCATCGTCATCAGGAAGTCGTCGAGCCCGATGTCAGCATAAGGCCCGCGCAGGGCTTCCTTGTTGGTGAAGCCTATGGCGTGGACTACGAAGTCGATTGTCGGCCAGCGCTCGGCCAGCTTGGCAAAGGTCGCGTCTAACTCGGCCTCGGTCGAAACGTCGCAGTTCAGCAGGAACGGCTCGCTGTCGCCCGGATTGAGCAGTTGCCCCGCGAGTGGCCGCACCCGCTTTTCCATGACGTCACCCTGATAGCTGAACGCCAGCTCGGCGCCCGCGGCGTGGAGAGCCTTGGCGATCCCCCAGGCAAGTGACTTGTCATTTGCAAGGCCCATGATCAGCCCGCGCTTGCCGTTCATCAATTGGGGCATCGATCCCGTCGCCTGCGAGGTCATGCGGTCGCTTCTCCGTCGTCTTTGAAGGGTTCGCGCTGCACGCGCGCCCGATTATCCGCCTGGCCGATCATGTCGCGCTCTTCCGGAGTCTCGGTCAGAGCGGCGTTCAGTTCGGCGCCGACGACCATCCCTAAGCCGACCAGCCAGAAAAAGAAAAGCACGATCATGACCCCGGCCAAGCTGCCGTAGGTCGCATCGTAGCTGAAGAAGCGACGCAGCACCGCGGGCAGCGCGATCGTTACCGCCACCCACCAGGCCGTCACCAGCAGCGCGCCGGGCCACTTGGGGTATCGCCGCTTGCGGTAGGCGCCCGGGGTCAGCGAAAGGAACAGCAGGTAGATCGAAAGGTACAGCCCCAGCGCGGGGATGAACCGGGTCAGCGCGAGCTGGTCGATCAGATCGACCAATTGCGGGAACCACGCGTCGATCACCTCTTGCACTGCGCCGATCAGCACCTGCACCGCCAGGCTGACCAGAAGCAGCAGCACCGCGGCGATGATTACCCCGCTCGAGGCCAGGCGATAGCGCCAGAACGCGTGTTCCCAGTGGGTGCCATAGGCGCGCCGCAGAATGTCGCGGATCGTCTCTACCAGGCTGCCGACGGTCCACAGGCCGACGATCCCGCCGATCCACAGCAGCCAGCCCGAGCGCGCATCGACCACCCCGCGCGCGACCGGTTCGATCGCGTTGGCGACCACCGGCGGCACCGCGAGCAAGAACGCGTTGATCGAGGCCGCGCGCTGGCTTTCCTCGCCGACGATGGAGAAAATCGCTGCGACCAGGATGAAGAACGGAAATAGGGAGAGGATCGCCATGTAGGCGAGGTTGCCGGCGTGAATGAAGCCGTCGTTGTAGGCGCCCGTGGCGACGCGTTTGACGATTTCGAGGAAGCGGCTGCCCGGGCCGAAGTGCTGCCTGGCGCGTTCCTCCAGACCCGCGCGCGTGCGCAGCGCCTGCTTGCGGCGGGCTTCGGGGGAAAGGTCGGGCAGTTCGACGAGCGGCTTGGCGTCGGGGGGAAGGGTCGGTTCGGGAGACGCCACGAAAGCCTAAACGCCCAGCTTGGCGCGCAAGTTCCGCTCGTCGCGCCAGCCTTCGAGGCGCTTGGCGAGGTCGCTGTCGTCGGCCGGCACTTCGACCTGCAAAGTCACCAGCTGGTCGCCGCGCACGCCGTTCTTGGCTGTGAAGCCCTTTTCCTTGAGCCGCAGCGTCCGGCCGCTGCCGCTGCCCGGGGCGACCGTCAGCATTACCGGGCCCTCGACGGTCGGCACGCGGACCTTGCCGCCTCTGACTGCCTCGTCGAGCGTGATCGGCAAGTCGAGGCGGATATGGTCGCCATCGCGGCGGTAGAACGGATGGCCGCCGATTTCGATCGTCACGATCGCATCGCCGGCACCGCCCGGCCCCGGTTCGCCGCGCCCGGCGAGGCGCATCTGGGTGCCGGTTTCGACGCCCGCCGGCAGCTTGAGATCGATCGTTTTGCCATCGCTCAACGTGATCCGCTGCGGCGCGCGGGTGGCGGCGTCGATGAAGCCAACTTTGAGCCGGTACTGGACGTTGGCGCCCTTGGGCACGGGGCCGCGCCGGGCGCCCCCGCCCCTTCCGGCGCCCATGCCGCCCGGTCCGCCACCGCCGAACAAGCCCTCGAAGATGTTGCCGAGATCGATCCCCTCTGCCCCACCGCCGCCGAAGCCTTCGAAGTCCTGGGCGCGAAAGCCGCCTTGGCCGCCGCGAAAGCCGCCGCCGGGTCCGCCGCCGCCGCCGCCGAAGCCGAACGGCATCGCCGGGTTGCCGTCAAAGTCAATCTCGCCGCGATCGAACCGGGCGCGCTTGTCCTTGTCGGAGAGCAAGTCGTAGGCCTGGGTGACCTCGGAGAATTTTTCCGCCGCCTTGGGCTTGCCGGTGTTGCGATCGGGATGGAGCTCCTTGGCGAGCTTGCGGTAGGCGGACTTGATTTCCTTTTCGGTCGCTCCGCGAGCGACGCCCAGGATCGAATAGGGATCGGCAGCCATGCGGAGTAGCTAGGGTCAACGCGCCTGTACGGCAACCCACGCGCTTTGATTGTCGCCTTTGGGCCTGTCAGCGGGTGACATGATCGCCTCGCATTGCTCAGGGCGCGAAGTGCATTTGGCGCGGGCGATGAGGCCTGGCAGTCCCAGCATCCTCAAGCACCCGCCGATGCGGCGAACGCCGCGCAAACACCTCCGCCAGCGCAACCAGATCGAGCCCGTAGCGGATTTCGAACGCAGGCTCGCCGATCTGGTGCTGCTCGGCGTGGTGGGCGCGACACAGGCTGATGGTCCAGCGATCGGAGGGTTTGAGCGCAATCCCGCCGTCGGTTCCTGTGCGGACATGGGCGCACTCGATGGGCCCGGCAAGGCAGCCGGGTACCGAGCAGCGATGCTTGCGCACCCAGGCGCGGTGCGCGGGACAGGACCGCACGGGGTTGGGGCGGCGCTCGCGGACGAGCCGGGGCGGGAGGGACACGCTAGCCATTTGCGGCCAGCCCTTCCGCGACCGCGATGGTGCTCGCCCGCTTCGCCCGCGCCGGCTTGGACTGAGAGCCGGTGCGCTTCACGCCCGCTCCGGCTGATGCGCGGGCGGCGAGGACTGTACCATCCACCGGCTCAGACGAACCTGCAGCTTCGGCGGTGACGATTGCCGCGACCGCCTGCGCCAGCACCTTGCGCCGCGAAGCAATGGCCCACCCGACCCGCGCGTAAGCGGTGGGCTGCTCGCGCGCCAGCGCGGAGAGCTGGGCGCGGTTGCTGGCGAGCAGCCGCTCGATCGCCTCGGGGGTGACGCAGCTTTCGACCACCGCGGCGATGTCCTCGGCCCACTGCAGCCAGCCTTCGACGGGCGCGGGGAGGGCTGCCACCCTGCCGCGGCCGGACGAGCTGCGGCCCGACGGGCCGGGGCAGGGTGAGTTGCGGTCCGGGTCCTCGCGTCCGCTGGCGGGGATGCAGAACGCATGGAGCACCGCGTGCTTGTAGGCCGAGGTCATCGCCTTGGCGCTGGCCTTGTCGCCATGGTCGAGCGCCTCGCCGACCGCCTCGATGGTGTGCGACGAGCCATCCTCGACGCTGACCAGGTCGAACGCGACGCGCAGGACCACGTGGATCAGCGCTTCCCCGGCGGGATCGGTCCGCTCGCCCTGGGTGCGCTCGAGCACCCGGGGCAGGATACACAGCCTGTGCTCGGCCAGCAGCGGCGCGAGCCGCTCGACCACCTCGTCGATGGCGCGATAGGCATAGCCCTCGTCGCGGTTGATCCGCTCCCTGGGCAGGCCGTGATGGGCGAAGGCGGCGGTGATGGCGCTGATCGCACCGTAGACCCGGGGCAGGCTCATGAGCGTTGCCCGCGGATCGGAGCGGCCTCCCTGATGGTGATCGCGCCGGCCTTGCTGCGTTTGGCCTCGATGCCGTGGCCGTAGGCGCGCGCGACATCGGCCTCGACCAGTTCCTTCAGCGACGAGGTCGCGGTGGCATGCGTCCTGGCCGCCTCGCGGTGCTCGAGCCAGTCGGCCGCGAACGTGGCCCAGGCGTTGTGCCCGGTCATGCACACCTCGCGCACCCCCACCGGTTTGGGAGCATGGCTGATGATGCTGATCACCGGAGGCTCGCCGCTTCGGACACAATGCCAGAACCGCATCTCGGCCTCGAGCAGGTCTTCCTGGTACATCCAGTCCGAGGCCACTTCGTAGACCTCCCACTTGGAGTTGCCGTAAAGCACCGAGAGCAGCGCGGTGTCGCAGCCCACCACCGCCATGGTGTGCTGGAGCTGGGGCATGTAGCGCTGCAGCACTTCGTCGGGACTGCCGAACGGGCTGGTGTGCTTGGCTTCCCAGATCGCTCCTCGCTCCATCACGTAACCATCGAGCGTGGCGCTTGCGCCAAGGTCGGACCGGGCAGCGCACCCGTTCGCCGACGCGGGTGACCGCATGCCCGACCAGCTTCTCGTACCACTGGCGGTTGAACGCCTCGGTCCAACTGCCGAGCATCACCGGCAGCTTGTCCGAGAGGTCTTCGGGCGCCTCCTCGCCGCGCTTCTCGCGCCAGAGGCGCAAGATCCGCTCCGCCGACCCCGACAGGATGGTGTTGGCGTCCGAACCGCCGATACTGCCTACTCGCTCGGCGAGGGCCGCCGCGCTGAGGCCAAGCGAACCTAGCTCGGGCCAGGGGACCGATCCCCGCAATGGCTCGCGCTCGGGTTGCGCGGCCGATCGAGGCCGACCTTGCGGAGTGGGCAGCACCTGCGCTGCTTGATCCTGTTTTGCCATGCGAGTTGATCCGCGTTTGCCCGCGCGCGGGTTGCCGGCATGGACCTGGGGCGAGGGCGCGGCGCGAGATGGCTGGGGGTTGGTCATCACAACACGCTCCCCGTGCCAATCGTGGTGCCAGTGGTGGTCTCACTGACCGCTAAGACCGCCGGGGTGATCGCGTAGCGCGAGATGCCATCGCGCATTGTCCGCACGATCGCGTGGCGTTTGTGCCGCAGTGTGGTGAGCGCGGCGCGGACGCTGTGCGACTGCCATCCCGTCGCCGCCATCAGCTCATCGATGCTGACGCCGCCGGGCTGACCAAGCAGCTCCATGACCACGGTGTTCTTGCTCCGCGGCGGCAGCGCCTTGGCATTCTTCGGCGCTGTGCCCTTTCTTGCCTGCGCTTCGGATAGCGGTTTCCGCCCGCGCGTGGCGACGCGGCTCGGGGCGTTGGTGGTCTTGCGGATCATGGGGTGTCTTTCGGTGTTCGAAGCCGCACCAGTGCTGCTTCCACCGACCACACCCCCGCCGGTCAGCCGGTCGGGGGTAACGCGCCGCTCAAGCGGCTGCATTCGCACGAGCAACCAATGCTCGCTTCGCCAGCACAGTCCACTCGAATGTCGAACTCCCCAGCACAAATCCGCGTCCGGCAAAAAGCTGGGTCACCGAGACCAGGGTCCTGCGTCAAAGAACGTGTCCGAGTAGCAGCGGAAATCCGTCGCGCCGCAAGCTTTGAACTTTTTGTCGAGCCAAAACCGGCATTTGCGCGTTGTGCCTGGAGACCTGGGTGTTCCGGGCGCAGAGGAACGATCACATGGTCAAACAGACGGAGCAGTCCCGCGGTAGCGGCGGCGAAACACATCAGCGCGGATCCGACGAGCTTCTCACGACCAACCATGGCGTTGGAGTCAGCGACAATCAAAATAGCCTGAAGAGCGGTTCGCGCGGTCCGACGCTGCTCGAAGACTTCGTCCTGCGCGAGAAAATCTTCCATTTCGACCATGAGCGCATCCCCGAGAGGATCGTTCATGCCCGCGGCACGGGTGCGCATGGCGTGTTCGAGGCGACGGCGGATATTTCCGGGCTTTCGAAGGCAGCGGTGTTCACCAAGGGTGAGAAGACAGAGGTCTTCGTTCGCTTCTCGACGGTGGCGGGCGGAGCGGGATCGGTCGACACGCCGCGGGACGTTCGCGGTTTCGCGGTCAAGTTCTACACGCGCGAGGGCAACTGGGATCTGGTCGGCAACAACATCCCGGTTTTCTTCATCCAGGATGCGATCAAATTTCCCGACCTCGTCCAT
Protein-coding sequences here:
- a CDS encoding YihY/virulence factor BrkB family protein, yielding MASPEPTLPPDAKPLVELPDLSPEARRKQALRTRAGLEERARQHFGPGSRFLEIVKRVATGAYNDGFIHAGNLAYMAILSLFPFFILVAAIFSIVGEESQRAASINAFLLAVPPVVANAIEPVARGVVDARSGWLLWIGGIVGLWTVGSLVETIRDILRRAYGTHWEHAFWRYRLASSGVIIAAVLLLLVSLAVQVLIGAVQEVIDAWFPQLVDLIDQLALTRFIPALGLYLSIYLLFLSLTPGAYRKRRYPKWPGALLVTAWWVAVTIALPAVLRRFFSYDATYGSLAGVMIVLFFFWLVGLGMVVGAELNAALTETPEERDMIGQADNRARVQREPFKDDGEATA
- a CDS encoding DUF3489 domain-containing protein, yielding MIRKTTNAPSRVATRGRKPLSEAQARKGTAPKNAKALPPRSKNTVVMELLGQPGGVSIDELMAATGWQSHSVRAALTTLRHKRHAIVRTMRDGISRYAITPAVLAVSETTTGTTIGTGSVL
- a CDS encoding DnaJ C-terminal domain-containing protein; its protein translation is MAADPYSILGVARGATEKEIKSAYRKLAKELHPDRNTGKPKAAEKFSEVTQAYDLLSDKDKRARFDRGEIDFDGNPAMPFGFGGGGGGPGGGFRGGQGGFRAQDFEGFGGGGAEGIDLGNIFEGLFGGGGPGGMGAGRGGGARRGPVPKGANVQYRLKVGFIDAATRAPQRITLSDGKTIDLKLPAGVETGTQMRLAGRGEPGPGGAGDAIVTIEIGGHPFYRRDGDHIRLDLPITLDEAVRGGKVRVPTVEGPVMLTVAPGSGSGRTLRLKEKGFTAKNGVRGDQLVTLQVEVPADDSDLAKRLEGWRDERNLRAKLGV
- a CDS encoding SDR family oxidoreductase; amino-acid sequence: MPQLMNGKRGLIMGLANDKSLAWGIAKALHAAGAELAFSYQGDVMEKRVRPLAGQLLNPGDSEPFLLNCDVSTEAELDATFAKLAERWPTIDFVVHAIGFTNKEALRGPYADIGLDDFLMTMNISVYSFTAVARRAAEMMPAFDPETGKGGGALLTLSYYGAEKVIPHYNVMGVAKAALETSVKYLANDFGPRAIRVNAISAGPIKTLAASGIGDFRYILKWNEFNSPLRRNVTIDDVGGAALYLLSDLAAGVTGETHHVDAGYHTIGMKQEDAPDIALA
- a CDS encoding ERF family protein; amino-acid sequence: MSLPRVYGAISAITAAFAHHGLPRERINRDEGYAYRAIDEVVERLAPLLAEHRLCILPRVLERTQGERTDPAGEALIHVVLRVAFDLVSVEDGSSHTIEAVGEALDHGDKASAKAMTSAYKHAVLHAFCIPASGREDPDRNSPCPGPSGRSSSGRGRVAALPAPVEGWLQWAEDIAAVVESCVTPEAIERLLASNRAQLSALAREQPTAYARVGWAIASRRKVLAQAVAAIVTAEAAGSSEPVDGTVLAARASAGAGVKRTGSQSKPARAKRASTIAVAEGLAANG